One region of Esox lucius isolate fEsoLuc1 chromosome 17, fEsoLuc1.pri, whole genome shotgun sequence genomic DNA includes:
- the srpk1b gene encoding SRSF protein kinase 1b isoform X3, producing the protein MERKVLALQARKKRTKPKKPGKKPDPGPRGATSQHNDSPLPDQDEEILGSDDEEQEDPNDYCKGGYHHVKIGDLFNGRYHVIRKLGWGHFSTVWLAWDIQEKRFVAMKVVKSAEHYTETAMDEIKLLRSVRNTDTSDPSRERVVQLLDDFKISGMNGTHVCMVFEVLGHHLLKWIIKSNYQGLPLPCVKSIIRQVLQGLDYLHTKCKIIHTDIKPENILLTVNEPYIRKMAAEATEWQRTGAPPPSGSAVSTAPVPKPMAKMSKNKKKKLKKKQRKQAEMLEKRIQEMEGAPDGGEEEEEGEEERTETTAEAPHTANDVSTAPAPGKPEEIKDRKIEEESRMEVTCNGHTHSEGQINTGSQGKGQNPSQNGEHDDQEDPQNASKLDTVDSASTEDGDSLAEAHCNGTGDGDPREPRTGDKVSAGSLLINPLEPLNADKIQIKIADLGNACWVHKHFTDDIQTRQYRSLEVLMGAGYGTPADIWSTAAMAFELATGDYLFEPHSGEDYSRDEDHIALIIELLGKVPKKLILAGKYSKEFFTKKGDLRHITKLKPWGLLEVLVEKYEWSKEEAATFASFLLPMLDLIPEKRATAAECLRHAWIAP; encoded by the exons ACCAGACCCTGGACCGCGGGGAGCTACCTCCCAGCACAATGACTCTCCACTTCCCGACCAGGACGAGGAGATTCTGGGCTCGGATGATGAGGAACAAGAGGATCCCAACGACTACTGTAAAG GGGGTTACCACCATGTTAAGATAGGAGACCTGTTCAACGGGAGATATCATGTGATCAGGAAGCTGGGCTGGGGACATTTCTCCACTGTGTGGCTGGCCTGGGACATTCA GGAGAAGCGTTTTGTGGCCATGAAGGTGGTGAAGAGCGCCGAACACTACACTGAGACGGCCATGGATGAGATAAAGCTTCTGAGGTCGGTGAGGAACACGGATACCAGTGATCCTAGCAGAGAGAGGGTGGTTCAGCTGCTGGATGACTTCAAGATCTCTGGCATGAACGGAACTC ATGTGTGTATGGTATTTGAAGTTCTGGGTCACCATCTGCTTAAGTGGATCATCAAATCCAACTACCAGGGCCTTCCTCTGCCCTGCGTCAAGAGCATCATACGAcag GTTCTCCAAGGGCTGGATTATCTCCACACCAAGTGCAAgatcatacacactgacatCAAGCCAGAGAACATTCTTTTGACCGTCAACGAGCCCTATATCCGGAAAATGGCTGCCGAGGCGACGGAATGGCAGAGGACAGGAGCTCCACCCCCCTCCGGATCCGCAG TGAGCACAGCTCCAGTCCCCAAACCG ATGGCCAAGATGTCTAAGAACAAGAAGAAGAAGTTGAAGAAGAAACAGCGCAAGCAGGCTGAGATGTTGGAGAAGAGGAttcaggagatggagggagcaccggatggaggagaggaagaagaggagggcgAAGAGGAGAGAACCGAGACCACCGCAGAGGCCCCACACACAGCTAACGATGTCAGCACAG CCCCAGCTCCAGGTAAACCTGAAGAGATTAAAGACCGTAAGATTGAGGAGGAGAGCAGGATGGAAGTGACCTGCAACGGCCACACCCACTCGGAAGGCCAAATAAACACAGGGAGCCAGGGGAAGGGACAGAACCCCAGCCAAAATGGAGAGCACGACGACCAGGAGGACCCACAGAATGCCAGCAAACTGGACACCGTTGACAGCGCCAGCACGGAGGATGGGGACTCGCTGGCCGAAGCACACTGCAATGGTACAGGAGATGGAGACCCCCGCGAGCCCAGAACAGGCG ACAAAGTATCGGCAGGCAGTCTACTGATCAACCCCCTGGAACCTCTGAATGCAGACAAGATCCAGATCAAAATAGCTGACCTTGGGAACGCCTGCTGGGTG CACAAGCATTTTACTGATGATATCCAGACTCGTCAGTACCGCTCTCTGGAGGTGTTGATGGGAGCCGGCTATGGAACACCTGCAGATATCTGGAGCACGGCCGCAATG GCCTTCGAGCTGGCTACAGGAGACTACCTTTTCGAGCCTCATTCTGGAGAAGACTACTCTAGAGACGAAG ACCACATAGCCTTGATCATTGAGCTACTGGGAAAGGTTCCCAAGAAGTTGATTCTGGCAGGAAAATACTCCAAGGAGTTCTTCACCAAGAAAG GTGACCTGAGGCACATTACCAAGCTGAAGCCGTGGGGCCTATTGGAGGTGCTTGTGGAGAAGTATGAGTGGTCTAAAGAGGAAGCGGCCACCTTTGCCAGCTTCTTGCTCCCAATGTTGGACCTTATCCCCGAGAAGAGAGCCACGGCTGCAGAGTGTCTCCGGCATGCGTGGATTGCCCCCTAA
- the lhfpl5a gene encoding LHFPL tetraspan subfamily member 5 protein: MLPAQEAAKIYHTNYVRNARAVGVLWTIFTICFAILVMVVFIQPYWIGDSVNTPQAGYFGLFHYCIGNALSGELICKGSALDFGSIPSGAFKTAMFFVGISMLLVIGSIVCFSLFFFCNAGSVYKICAWMQFASCACMVIGCMIYPDGWDSEEVKRMCGQRTDKYTLGNCTVRWAYILAIISIMDSLILSFLAFSLGNRQDQLLPDNFQVEEKEKEAT; encoded by the exons ATGCTCCCGGCGCAGGAAGCGGCTAAGATCTACCACACCAACTATGTGCGTAATGCGCGCGCGGTGGGTGTCCTATGGACCATTTTTACAATCTGCTTTGCCATCTTGGTGATGGTCGTGTTTATACAG CCCTACTGGATCGGCGACAGTGTCAACACCCCCCAGGCAGGTTACTTCGGCCTGTTCCACTACTGTATCGGAAATGCGCTCAGCGGAGAGCTTATCTGCAAAGGGAGTGCACTGGACTTCGGATCCATCCCGTCCGGGGCCTTCAAAACGGCTATGTTCTTCGTTGGCATCTCCATGCTGCTGGTGATCGGGAGCATCGTCTGCTTCAGCCTGTTCTTCTTCTGTAACGCCGGCAGTGTCTACAAGATCTGTGCCTGGATGCAGTTTGCCTCCT GCGCCTGCATGGTGATAGGATGTATGATCTACCCGGACGGCTGGGACAGCGAGGAGGTTAAGAGGATGTGTGGCCAGAGGACCGATAAATACACCTTGGGAAACTGCACAGTGCGCTGGGCCTACATCCTGGCCATCATCAGCATCATGGActccctcatcctctccttccttGCCTTCTCCTTGGGGAACAGACAGGATCAGTTGCTGCCTGACAACTTCCaggtggaggagaaagaaaaag AGGCAACTTAA
- the srpk1b gene encoding SRSF protein kinase 1b isoform X1 translates to MERKVLALQARKKRTKPKKPGKKPDPGPRGATSQHNDSPLPDQDEEILGSDDEEQEDPNDYCKGGYHHVKIGDLFNGRYHVIRKLGWGHFSTVWLAWDIQEKRFVAMKVVKSAEHYTETAMDEIKLLRSVRNTDTSDPSRERVVQLLDDFKISGMNGTHVCMVFEVLGHHLLKWIIKSNYQGLPLPCVKSIIRQVLQGLDYLHTKCKIIHTDIKPENILLTVNEPYIRKMAAEATEWQRTGAPPPSGSAVSTAPVPKPMAKMSKNKKKKLKKKQRKQAEMLEKRIQEMEGAPDGGEEEEEGEEERTETTAEAPHTANDVSTAPAPGKPEEIKDRKIEEESRMEVTCNGHTHSEGQINTGSQGKGQNPSQNGEHDDQEDPQNASKLDTVDSASTEDGDSLAEAHCNGTGDGDPREPRTGGKEVGETEICKRPEEERKDEEMETEVLPRRGEQQEKEGSERNDKVSAGSLLINPLEPLNADKIQIKIADLGNACWVHKHFTDDIQTRQYRSLEVLMGAGYGTPADIWSTAAMAFELATGDYLFEPHSGEDYSRDEDHIALIIELLGKVPKKLILAGKYSKEFFTKKGDLRHITKLKPWGLLEVLVEKYEWSKEEAATFASFLLPMLDLIPEKRATAAECLRHAWIAP, encoded by the exons ACCAGACCCTGGACCGCGGGGAGCTACCTCCCAGCACAATGACTCTCCACTTCCCGACCAGGACGAGGAGATTCTGGGCTCGGATGATGAGGAACAAGAGGATCCCAACGACTACTGTAAAG GGGGTTACCACCATGTTAAGATAGGAGACCTGTTCAACGGGAGATATCATGTGATCAGGAAGCTGGGCTGGGGACATTTCTCCACTGTGTGGCTGGCCTGGGACATTCA GGAGAAGCGTTTTGTGGCCATGAAGGTGGTGAAGAGCGCCGAACACTACACTGAGACGGCCATGGATGAGATAAAGCTTCTGAGGTCGGTGAGGAACACGGATACCAGTGATCCTAGCAGAGAGAGGGTGGTTCAGCTGCTGGATGACTTCAAGATCTCTGGCATGAACGGAACTC ATGTGTGTATGGTATTTGAAGTTCTGGGTCACCATCTGCTTAAGTGGATCATCAAATCCAACTACCAGGGCCTTCCTCTGCCCTGCGTCAAGAGCATCATACGAcag GTTCTCCAAGGGCTGGATTATCTCCACACCAAGTGCAAgatcatacacactgacatCAAGCCAGAGAACATTCTTTTGACCGTCAACGAGCCCTATATCCGGAAAATGGCTGCCGAGGCGACGGAATGGCAGAGGACAGGAGCTCCACCCCCCTCCGGATCCGCAG TGAGCACAGCTCCAGTCCCCAAACCG ATGGCCAAGATGTCTAAGAACAAGAAGAAGAAGTTGAAGAAGAAACAGCGCAAGCAGGCTGAGATGTTGGAGAAGAGGAttcaggagatggagggagcaccggatggaggagaggaagaagaggagggcgAAGAGGAGAGAACCGAGACCACCGCAGAGGCCCCACACACAGCTAACGATGTCAGCACAG CCCCAGCTCCAGGTAAACCTGAAGAGATTAAAGACCGTAAGATTGAGGAGGAGAGCAGGATGGAAGTGACCTGCAACGGCCACACCCACTCGGAAGGCCAAATAAACACAGGGAGCCAGGGGAAGGGACAGAACCCCAGCCAAAATGGAGAGCACGACGACCAGGAGGACCCACAGAATGCCAGCAAACTGGACACCGTTGACAGCGCCAGCACGGAGGATGGGGACTCGCTGGCCGAAGCACACTGCAATGGTACAGGAGATGGAGACCCCCGCGAGCCCAGAACAGGCGGTAAAGAAGTGGGAGAAACTGAGATATGTAAAAGACCAGAGGAGGAAAGAAAGGATGAGGAGATGGAGACTGAGGTGCTGCCTAGAAGAGGGGAGCAGCAGGAGAAGGAGGGCAGCGAAAGGAATG ACAAAGTATCGGCAGGCAGTCTACTGATCAACCCCCTGGAACCTCTGAATGCAGACAAGATCCAGATCAAAATAGCTGACCTTGGGAACGCCTGCTGGGTG CACAAGCATTTTACTGATGATATCCAGACTCGTCAGTACCGCTCTCTGGAGGTGTTGATGGGAGCCGGCTATGGAACACCTGCAGATATCTGGAGCACGGCCGCAATG GCCTTCGAGCTGGCTACAGGAGACTACCTTTTCGAGCCTCATTCTGGAGAAGACTACTCTAGAGACGAAG ACCACATAGCCTTGATCATTGAGCTACTGGGAAAGGTTCCCAAGAAGTTGATTCTGGCAGGAAAATACTCCAAGGAGTTCTTCACCAAGAAAG GTGACCTGAGGCACATTACCAAGCTGAAGCCGTGGGGCCTATTGGAGGTGCTTGTGGAGAAGTATGAGTGGTCTAAAGAGGAAGCGGCCACCTTTGCCAGCTTCTTGCTCCCAATGTTGGACCTTATCCCCGAGAAGAGAGCCACGGCTGCAGAGTGTCTCCGGCATGCGTGGATTGCCCCCTAA
- the srpk1b gene encoding SRSF protein kinase 1b isoform X2, translated as MGIRASCRPDPGPRGATSQHNDSPLPDQDEEILGSDDEEQEDPNDYCKGGYHHVKIGDLFNGRYHVIRKLGWGHFSTVWLAWDIQEKRFVAMKVVKSAEHYTETAMDEIKLLRSVRNTDTSDPSRERVVQLLDDFKISGMNGTHVCMVFEVLGHHLLKWIIKSNYQGLPLPCVKSIIRQVLQGLDYLHTKCKIIHTDIKPENILLTVNEPYIRKMAAEATEWQRTGAPPPSGSAVSTAPVPKPMAKMSKNKKKKLKKKQRKQAEMLEKRIQEMEGAPDGGEEEEEGEEERTETTAEAPHTANDVSTAPAPGKPEEIKDRKIEEESRMEVTCNGHTHSEGQINTGSQGKGQNPSQNGEHDDQEDPQNASKLDTVDSASTEDGDSLAEAHCNGTGDGDPREPRTGGKEVGETEICKRPEEERKDEEMETEVLPRRGEQQEKEGSERNDKVSAGSLLINPLEPLNADKIQIKIADLGNACWVHKHFTDDIQTRQYRSLEVLMGAGYGTPADIWSTAAMAFELATGDYLFEPHSGEDYSRDEDHIALIIELLGKVPKKLILAGKYSKEFFTKKGDLRHITKLKPWGLLEVLVEKYEWSKEEAATFASFLLPMLDLIPEKRATAAECLRHAWIAP; from the exons ACCAGACCCTGGACCGCGGGGAGCTACCTCCCAGCACAATGACTCTCCACTTCCCGACCAGGACGAGGAGATTCTGGGCTCGGATGATGAGGAACAAGAGGATCCCAACGACTACTGTAAAG GGGGTTACCACCATGTTAAGATAGGAGACCTGTTCAACGGGAGATATCATGTGATCAGGAAGCTGGGCTGGGGACATTTCTCCACTGTGTGGCTGGCCTGGGACATTCA GGAGAAGCGTTTTGTGGCCATGAAGGTGGTGAAGAGCGCCGAACACTACACTGAGACGGCCATGGATGAGATAAAGCTTCTGAGGTCGGTGAGGAACACGGATACCAGTGATCCTAGCAGAGAGAGGGTGGTTCAGCTGCTGGATGACTTCAAGATCTCTGGCATGAACGGAACTC ATGTGTGTATGGTATTTGAAGTTCTGGGTCACCATCTGCTTAAGTGGATCATCAAATCCAACTACCAGGGCCTTCCTCTGCCCTGCGTCAAGAGCATCATACGAcag GTTCTCCAAGGGCTGGATTATCTCCACACCAAGTGCAAgatcatacacactgacatCAAGCCAGAGAACATTCTTTTGACCGTCAACGAGCCCTATATCCGGAAAATGGCTGCCGAGGCGACGGAATGGCAGAGGACAGGAGCTCCACCCCCCTCCGGATCCGCAG TGAGCACAGCTCCAGTCCCCAAACCG ATGGCCAAGATGTCTAAGAACAAGAAGAAGAAGTTGAAGAAGAAACAGCGCAAGCAGGCTGAGATGTTGGAGAAGAGGAttcaggagatggagggagcaccggatggaggagaggaagaagaggagggcgAAGAGGAGAGAACCGAGACCACCGCAGAGGCCCCACACACAGCTAACGATGTCAGCACAG CCCCAGCTCCAGGTAAACCTGAAGAGATTAAAGACCGTAAGATTGAGGAGGAGAGCAGGATGGAAGTGACCTGCAACGGCCACACCCACTCGGAAGGCCAAATAAACACAGGGAGCCAGGGGAAGGGACAGAACCCCAGCCAAAATGGAGAGCACGACGACCAGGAGGACCCACAGAATGCCAGCAAACTGGACACCGTTGACAGCGCCAGCACGGAGGATGGGGACTCGCTGGCCGAAGCACACTGCAATGGTACAGGAGATGGAGACCCCCGCGAGCCCAGAACAGGCGGTAAAGAAGTGGGAGAAACTGAGATATGTAAAAGACCAGAGGAGGAAAGAAAGGATGAGGAGATGGAGACTGAGGTGCTGCCTAGAAGAGGGGAGCAGCAGGAGAAGGAGGGCAGCGAAAGGAATG ACAAAGTATCGGCAGGCAGTCTACTGATCAACCCCCTGGAACCTCTGAATGCAGACAAGATCCAGATCAAAATAGCTGACCTTGGGAACGCCTGCTGGGTG CACAAGCATTTTACTGATGATATCCAGACTCGTCAGTACCGCTCTCTGGAGGTGTTGATGGGAGCCGGCTATGGAACACCTGCAGATATCTGGAGCACGGCCGCAATG GCCTTCGAGCTGGCTACAGGAGACTACCTTTTCGAGCCTCATTCTGGAGAAGACTACTCTAGAGACGAAG ACCACATAGCCTTGATCATTGAGCTACTGGGAAAGGTTCCCAAGAAGTTGATTCTGGCAGGAAAATACTCCAAGGAGTTCTTCACCAAGAAAG GTGACCTGAGGCACATTACCAAGCTGAAGCCGTGGGGCCTATTGGAGGTGCTTGTGGAGAAGTATGAGTGGTCTAAAGAGGAAGCGGCCACCTTTGCCAGCTTCTTGCTCCCAATGTTGGACCTTATCCCCGAGAAGAGAGCCACGGCTGCAGAGTGTCTCCGGCATGCGTGGATTGCCCCCTAA